One Campylobacter concisus DNA segment encodes these proteins:
- a CDS encoding TOBE domain-containing protein, producing the protein MIRAKIIQISSKDGVSFFELECLNLEINLYMLALNEASKFALNDEVSLNFKSSDVVLSRLRLEASSLENELKCEVAGITRGEILSIISLKCEEFCFEAIISDHALKGLNLVTGEQIFAYVKSTSIHVSA; encoded by the coding sequence ATGATTAGAGCAAAGATCATTCAAATTTCATCCAAAGATGGCGTCAGTTTTTTTGAGCTTGAGTGCCTAAATTTAGAGATAAATTTATATATGCTAGCCTTAAATGAGGCTAGCAAATTTGCTCTAAATGATGAGGTGAGCTTAAATTTCAAAAGCTCAGATGTCGTTTTATCAAGGCTTAGACTTGAGGCTAGTTCGCTTGAAAATGAGCTAAAATGCGAGGTCGCTGGCATAACTCGTGGTGAAATTTTAAGCATTATTAGCCTAAAGTGTGAGGAGTTTTGCTTTGAGGCAATCATCTCAGATCACGCTCTAAAAGGGCTAAATTTAGTGACAGGCGAGCAGATTTTTGCCTACGTTAAATCAACAAGTATCCACGTAAGCGCTTAA
- a CDS encoding class I SAM-dependent methyltransferase, whose amino-acid sequence MSQNSKIEKSYDELTYKSAAFAQSSPYKLEACATLLGINPPPCKTAKVLEIGCSFGGNLIPFAVNNENAKVVGIDLSGEQIRRSKEIVKEIGLSNLELIHGDICEFKSDEKFDYIIAHGVFSWVPDFVKEAILRVIRENLSENGVAFISYNTYPGWKVKDVVRDLMLLAAKDKDSTEERLKAAKEALLVYKEVLLTKLGENYEDKIPAKLLLHWIDNVLKKDDFYIAHEFLEEINDPFYFKDFNAMLTKKELAYLCEYGLEDLFVPDLGIEHVDSYKDKKFKDRIDLEQFMDILSNKVFRQSLIVHAKAYESVANKQIGPSDINKIHVVADFVKKDDGWYDKFALMPQDISWLCEVFYRMYPASINLSQILEILPEDKLAVYSAFVRLLTNSASAMIVKDDLKDIEYAPNYSRLKTNLTGYIKYFLNHKDNADITFANKFGLTERLDRLDYYIFLLLDGKNNLEEITAKSLKFVKENSIKISDKNGKELKNDKLVTHLKGYIVGTAKIASMLYLLEEI is encoded by the coding sequence ATGAGCCAAAATAGCAAAATAGAAAAATCTTATGATGAACTAACTTACAAATCAGCAGCATTTGCGCAGTCATCGCCCTATAAACTAGAGGCTTGCGCTACGCTTCTTGGTATCAACCCACCACCTTGCAAAACCGCAAAAGTGCTTGAGATAGGATGCAGCTTTGGTGGAAATTTGATCCCATTTGCCGTAAATAACGAGAACGCAAAAGTAGTTGGCATCGATCTTAGCGGCGAGCAAATAAGACGTAGCAAAGAGATCGTAAAAGAGATAGGACTAAGCAATTTAGAGCTAATTCACGGCGATATCTGCGAGTTTAAAAGTGATGAGAAATTTGACTACATTATAGCTCACGGCGTCTTTAGCTGGGTGCCTGACTTTGTAAAAGAGGCGATACTAAGAGTTATAAGAGAAAATTTAAGCGAAAACGGCGTGGCATTTATATCTTACAACACATATCCAGGCTGGAAAGTAAAAGATGTAGTGCGTGATCTTATGCTGCTTGCTGCTAAAGATAAGGATAGCACCGAAGAGAGGTTAAAGGCTGCTAAAGAGGCACTTTTGGTTTATAAAGAGGTTTTGCTAACAAAGCTTGGAGAAAATTATGAAGATAAGATCCCTGCAAAGTTGCTGCTTCATTGGATAGATAATGTGCTTAAAAAAGATGATTTTTACATAGCACATGAGTTTCTAGAAGAGATAAATGACCCATTTTACTTTAAAGATTTTAATGCCATGCTAACTAAAAAAGAGCTTGCCTATCTTTGTGAATACGGCCTTGAAGATCTTTTTGTGCCAGATCTTGGCATAGAGCATGTAGATAGCTATAAAGATAAGAAATTTAAAGATAGGATCGATCTAGAGCAGTTTATGGATATACTTAGCAATAAGGTCTTTAGACAAAGCCTCATCGTACATGCTAAGGCTTATGAGAGCGTGGCTAATAAACAAATAGGGCCAAGTGATATAAATAAAATTCACGTAGTAGCCGACTTTGTTAAAAAGGATGATGGCTGGTATGATAAATTTGCTCTTATGCCTCAAGATATATCTTGGCTTTGCGAGGTATTTTATAGGATGTATCCAGCAAGTATAAATCTCTCTCAAATTTTAGAGATTTTACCAGAAGATAAACTCGCAGTTTATAGCGCTTTTGTAAGACTTTTAACAAACTCAGCAAGCGCAATGATTGTAAAAGATGATCTAAAAGATATAGAGTACGCTCCAAATTACTCAAGGCTAAAGACAAATTTAACTGGCTATATAAAGTACTTTTTAAATCACAAAGATAACGCAGACATTACCTTTGCAAACAAATTTGGTCTTACAGAACGGCTTGATAGGCTTGATTACTATATATTTTTACTACTTGATGGCAAAAATAATTTAGAAGAAATAACTGCCAAGAGTTTAAAATTTGTAAAAGAAAACAGCATAAAAATATCTGATAAAAATGGCAAAGAGCTTAAAAATGACAAACTAGTCACTCACTTAAAGGGCTATATCGTGGGCACAGCAAAAATAGCTAGCATGCTCTATTTGCTTGAGGAAATTTAA
- a CDS encoding 3'(2'),5'-bisphosphate nucleotidase CysQ family protein: MSELLNLAIKAAISAGSEIMKIYSSNGKALKVCLKDDSSPLTSADLAANEVILKELSKSGIKICSEESVLQESDKDEFWLVDPLDGTKEFLARNGEFCVCIALIKEARPVLGVIFIPVSKELFYADENGAFKEILGANDEVVARHDLNEKAKSLNNFIFSSRRGETKRATLIRDSLNLEQKCIGSAIKFCRLAELGGTYVRFSPSYLWDNAAGDAVVKFSGGKVLNASDRCELSYKLADLKSPFYVAFGKNTLGLEDEVFKLIEQGR, encoded by the coding sequence ATGAGCGAGCTTTTAAACTTAGCCATCAAGGCAGCCATAAGCGCTGGGAGTGAGATAATGAAAATTTACTCATCTAATGGCAAGGCGCTCAAAGTCTGCCTAAAAGATGACAGCTCGCCGCTAACTAGTGCTGATCTAGCGGCAAATGAGGTGATACTAAAAGAGCTAAGTAAAAGTGGGATAAAAATTTGCTCTGAAGAGAGCGTCTTGCAAGAGAGCGATAAAGATGAATTTTGGCTAGTTGATCCCCTTGATGGCACGAAAGAATTTTTAGCTAGAAATGGTGAATTTTGCGTTTGCATAGCGCTTATAAAAGAGGCTAGACCGGTGCTTGGCGTCATTTTTATCCCAGTTAGCAAAGAGCTTTTTTACGCTGATGAAAACGGCGCTTTTAAAGAAATTTTAGGCGCTAATGATGAGGTCGTAGCAAGACACGATCTAAATGAAAAAGCTAAAAGCTTAAATAACTTCATCTTTTCAAGCAGAAGAGGCGAGACGAAGAGGGCCACGCTTATAAGAGATAGTTTAAATTTAGAGCAAAAATGCATCGGATCTGCCATTAAATTTTGCCGTTTGGCTGAGCTTGGCGGGACATATGTAAGATTTAGTCCAAGTTATCTTTGGGACAATGCCGCAGGTGATGCGGTGGTAAAATTTAGCGGTGGCAAGGTCTTAAATGCTAGCGATAGATGCGAACTAAGCTACAAACTAGCTGATCTAAAAAGCCCATTTTACGTAGCTTTTGGCAAAAATACTTTGGGCTTAGAGGATGAAGTTTTTAAGCTGATAGAGCAGGGCAGATAA
- a CDS encoding TOBE domain-containing protein, translating to MKADIKLELFLGEDTQVLAKHIALLKAIKETKSITKAAEAVGISYKNAWDCLDTINNKSSKPLIIRADGNKKNSGSELSPYAKKLIKIYDAILETQKDFLQKICQKVDFEDVDIINLQRMSMNLSARNQLSCEIVSINRGAVNSEITAKLSNGNTLEATITVESEKNLGLKVGQKVVFIFKAPSVILAKDLDIKISTSNQLKGEVIEAKIGAVNAEVTLKLSDEQTLTAIITKDSAMDMQIGVGDTLLAIVKSSQIIIGV from the coding sequence CTGAAAGCAGATATAAAGTTAGAGCTATTTTTAGGCGAAGATACGCAGGTTTTAGCAAAGCATATAGCGCTACTTAAGGCGATAAAAGAGACAAAAAGCATCACAAAAGCAGCCGAGGCTGTCGGCATATCATACAAAAACGCTTGGGACTGCTTAGATACGATAAATAACAAAAGCAGCAAGCCTCTCATAATAAGAGCCGACGGCAATAAGAAAAATAGCGGTTCAGAGCTTAGCCCATACGCCAAAAAACTGATAAAAATTTACGACGCTATCCTCGAGACGCAAAAGGACTTTTTGCAAAAAATTTGTCAAAAGGTTGATTTTGAAGATGTTGATATCATAAATTTACAAAGAATGAGTATGAATTTAAGCGCCAGAAACCAGCTCTCATGCGAGATCGTTAGCATAAACAGAGGTGCTGTAAATTCTGAGATCACTGCAAAGCTAAGTAACGGCAACACGCTTGAAGCGACTATAACAGTTGAAAGCGAGAAAAATTTAGGCCTAAAAGTGGGTCAAAAGGTCGTTTTCATCTTTAAAGCGCCCTCTGTCATCCTAGCAAAAGACCTTGATATAAAAATAAGCACCAGCAACCAGCTAAAAGGTGAGGTCATCGAGGCAAAGATAGGCGCTGTAAATGCTGAGGTCACGCTAAAACTAAGCGACGAGCAGACCTTAACAGCCATCATCACAAAAGATAGCGCAATGGATATGCAAATAGGCGTTGGCGACACGCTTTTAGCAATAGTAAAATCATCTCAAATCATAATAGGAGTATAA
- a CDS encoding damage-inducible protein — protein sequence MKRTLALIFCIFLAGCASKPSVKNLNLKSSLNYGGEELAKLLEQDDAVAFSSNLREGIFIYISNAKVANYLGIVRAERHAKFSVKELGQNDLLIKSVNNLTQSFDASLERARELKCGTLVIRLKDKFQDLEAANKFLEQNESAFLKMSSEIRCK from the coding sequence ATGAAAAGAACTTTAGCTCTTATATTTTGTATATTTTTAGCAGGTTGTGCGAGCAAGCCAAGCGTGAAAAATCTAAATCTTAAAAGCAGCCTAAACTACGGCGGCGAAGAACTTGCAAAGTTACTTGAGCAAGATGATGCAGTGGCGTTTAGTAGTAACTTGCGTGAGGGAATTTTCATCTACATAAGTAACGCTAAAGTCGCAAACTATCTTGGCATAGTAAGAGCCGAGAGGCACGCTAAATTTAGCGTAAAAGAGCTAGGTCAAAACGATCTTTTGATAAAAAGTGTAAATAATCTAACGCAAAGCTTTGATGCTAGTTTGGAGCGAGCTAGAGAGCTAAAATGTGGCACTTTAGTAATTAGACTAAAAGATAAATTTCAAGATTTAGAAGCGGCAAATAAATTTTTAGAGCAAAACGAGAGCGCATTTTTAAAGATGAGTAGCGAGATAAGGTGCAAGTAG
- the modB gene encoding molybdate ABC transporter permease subunit, which yields MISELANIDFEPFWLSLKLSFITTFILFFFCVGLAYFMSQKKFFGKAFLESIISLPLVLPPSVLGFYLLIFLSPYSAFGKFIEELFGVRLVFNFTGLVVASCIYSLPFMFGPIYAGLNSLKKSLFEASYSLGKSKLTTIFRVILPSIRSNLLTAIVVSFAHTMGEFGVVLMIGGSVAGESKVASIAIFEAVEMLDYTKAHIYALLMLTISFFVLFVVYLLNSKKA from the coding sequence ATGATTAGTGAGCTAGCAAATATTGATTTCGAGCCGTTTTGGCTCTCGCTAAAACTCTCTTTTATCACGACCTTTATCCTATTTTTCTTCTGCGTAGGGCTTGCTTACTTTATGTCGCAAAAGAAATTCTTTGGCAAGGCATTTTTAGAGTCCATCATCTCGCTGCCTTTGGTGCTACCACCAAGCGTTCTTGGCTTTTATCTGCTCATTTTTCTCTCGCCCTACTCAGCCTTTGGTAAATTTATAGAAGAGCTCTTTGGCGTGAGACTGGTTTTTAACTTCACGGGCCTTGTTGTAGCAAGCTGCATCTACTCGCTGCCATTTATGTTTGGGCCCATTTACGCTGGGCTAAATAGTCTAAAAAAGAGCCTTTTTGAGGCGAGCTATAGCCTTGGCAAAAGCAAGCTTACGACCATTTTTAGGGTCATCTTGCCAAGCATCAGATCAAATTTACTAACCGCGATCGTTGTTAGCTTCGCTCATACGATGGGCGAGTTTGGCGTGGTTTTGATGATAGGTGGTAGTGTGGCTGGCGAGAGCAAGGTCGCTAGCATCGCGATATTTGAAGCAGTTGAGATGCTTGATTATACCAAGGCTCACATCTACGCCCTTTTGATGCTAACAATTAGCTTTTTCGTTCTTTTTGTCGTCTATCTCTTAAATTCAAAAAAAGCTTAA
- a CDS encoding citrate synthase, which yields MSSNTATLIDNRTGKSYEFPILKGTMGPDVIDISTFFSDTGMFTFDRGYTSTAMCRSAITYIDGLKGELMYRGYDIAYLAENKTFLDVAYLLLNKELPTNEQYRGFKDELKKRSFIHEGMMKLFDAFPDKAHPMAILQAAVSALSAFYSDHLNMDKPEEYHEMAMRIIAKIPTIAAFSYRYSRGLPIIYPNLDRGFTENFLYMMRGYPYEHVDLKPIEIKALDTVFMLHADHEQNASTTTVRTVGSTHAHPYACISAGIGALWGWAHGGANEGVIRQLEEIGSVANVDKYIARAKDKNDPFRLMGFGHRVYKNFDPRAKVLKKMRDQLMDEIGISSELIKIANRIEEIALNDDYFVSRNLYPNVDFHSGLILKALGIPNNMFAVIFVIGRTPGWISQWIELKEQDTIKIVRPRQLYVGEANRTPK from the coding sequence ATGTCATCAAATACAGCCACACTAATCGACAACCGAACTGGCAAGAGCTATGAATTTCCTATCCTAAAAGGCACTATGGGGCCAGACGTCATCGACATATCGACCTTTTTTAGCGACACTGGGATGTTTACCTTTGACAGGGGCTACACCTCAACTGCGATGTGCCGCTCAGCCATAACCTACATCGACGGCCTAAAGGGCGAGCTCATGTACAGGGGCTACGACATCGCATATTTGGCTGAAAATAAGACATTTTTAGACGTTGCCTACCTGCTTTTAAACAAAGAGCTACCAACTAATGAGCAATACAGGGGCTTTAAAGATGAGCTCAAAAAAAGAAGCTTCATACACGAGGGCATGATGAAGCTCTTTGACGCATTTCCAGACAAAGCGCACCCTATGGCGATCTTGCAAGCGGCAGTCTCAGCGCTAAGTGCCTTTTACTCAGACCACCTAAATATGGATAAGCCTGAAGAGTATCACGAGATGGCTATGAGGATAATCGCCAAGATCCCAACGATAGCGGCCTTTAGCTACCGATACTCACGCGGCCTTCCTATCATATATCCAAATTTAGATCGTGGCTTTACTGAAAATTTCCTCTACATGATGAGGGGCTATCCATACGAGCACGTCGATCTTAAGCCTATCGAGATAAAGGCGCTTGATACGGTCTTTATGCTCCACGCTGACCACGAGCAAAATGCCTCAACGACTACTGTTAGGACCGTTGGCTCTACGCACGCGCACCCATACGCATGTATAAGCGCAGGGATTGGCGCACTTTGGGGCTGGGCTCACGGCGGAGCAAACGAGGGCGTTATCCGCCAGCTTGAAGAGATCGGCTCGGTCGCAAACGTCGATAAATACATCGCTAGAGCAAAGGATAAGAACGATCCATTTAGGCTTATGGGCTTTGGTCACAGGGTCTATAAAAACTTCGACCCGCGCGCAAAGGTGCTTAAGAAGATGAGAGATCAGCTGATGGATGAGATCGGCATTAGCTCAGAGCTTATAAAGATCGCCAATCGCATCGAAGAGATCGCGCTAAATGACGACTATTTTGTGAGTAGAAATTTGTATCCAAACGTTGATTTTCACTCAGGGCTCATCCTAAAGGCGCTTGGCATACCAAATAATATGTTTGCCGTTATCTTCGTCATCGGCAGGACGCCAGGCTGGATCAGTCAGTGGATCGAGCTAAAAGAGCAAGACACTATAAAGATCGTCCGCCCAAGACAGCTCTACGTCGGAGAGGCAAACAGAACACCAAAATGA
- a CDS encoding redoxin family protein: MIKVPTSIYLRTLDGKEFDFSAFARSHDCVVFIYPKIGEDFELLSEQLQNTAGMKGCTKQAINYKKLLKEFNDLGFMVVAIGSQDIAAQKKFEEETATGVMFLNDSEFMLERALELPVFAASNGHKFYFRQTLIIKGGNIRRAYIVDEPENDAKNMLEKLQNKDY, encoded by the coding sequence ATGATAAAAGTGCCTACAAGCATCTACCTAAGGACTTTAGACGGTAAAGAATTTGACTTTTCTGCCTTTGCAAGGAGCCATGACTGCGTGGTTTTTATCTACCCAAAGATAGGCGAGGATTTTGAGCTTTTAAGCGAACAGCTACAAAATACTGCGGGCATGAAAGGCTGCACGAAGCAAGCGATAAACTACAAAAAACTTCTTAAAGAATTTAATGATCTTGGCTTTATGGTAGTGGCTATTGGCTCCCAAGATATCGCGGCTCAAAAGAAATTTGAAGAAGAGACGGCAACCGGCGTGATGTTTTTAAATGATAGCGAGTTTATGCTAGAGCGCGCGCTTGAGCTTCCAGTCTTTGCTGCTTCAAATGGGCATAAATTTTACTTTCGTCAAACACTTATCATAAAAGGTGGCAATATAAGGCGCGCATATATCGTTGATGAGCCTGAAAACGACGCTAAAAATATGCTAGAAAAATTGCAAAATAAAGACTACTAG
- the modA gene encoding molybdate ABC transporter substrate-binding protein, with protein MKKVFKFLCAAALLAINALGTEVNVYAAANTTYAFPELIKEFNKLHPDAKINLTLGASGGLVTQIQNSAPADIFMAADMGFAQKAYDTGFAVAAPKVYAQGALAIFSIRDVDFKKGIEVVRGLKAISIANPETAPYGKASIEALKNAKLYDEVEKNIVYAQKISETLSQALSASDVGFIAASALFSEKMAKYKEGTNYIFVPQELYTPIDQGIVLLKHADGNTDAKAFYEFILGDKAKEIFKKFGYNVPAK; from the coding sequence ATGAAAAAGGTTTTTAAATTTCTATGCGCAGCGGCTCTGCTTGCCATAAACGCACTTGGCACAGAGGTAAATGTCTATGCCGCAGCAAACACGACTTACGCGTTTCCAGAGCTTATAAAAGAGTTTAATAAGCTTCACCCAGACGCTAAGATCAACCTAACTCTTGGCGCAAGCGGTGGCCTCGTTACTCAGATACAAAACTCAGCTCCAGCTGATATCTTCATGGCTGCTGATATGGGCTTTGCGCAAAAAGCCTACGACACAGGCTTTGCAGTGGCTGCTCCAAAAGTTTATGCGCAAGGCGCTTTGGCGATCTTTTCTATAAGAGATGTGGACTTTAAAAAGGGTATCGAAGTGGTTCGTGGCTTAAAAGCGATCTCAATAGCAAATCCAGAAACAGCACCTTATGGCAAGGCTAGTATCGAGGCTCTTAAAAATGCAAAACTTTATGACGAAGTAGAGAAAAACATCGTCTATGCTCAAAAAATTTCTGAGACACTTTCTCAAGCGCTAAGTGCTTCAGATGTTGGATTTATCGCTGCTAGCGCGCTTTTTAGTGAGAAAATGGCAAAATATAAAGAGGGCACTAACTATATCTTCGTGCCTCAAGAGCTCTACACTCCGATCGATCAAGGCATAGTGCTTTTAAAACATGCTGATGGCAACACTGATGCTAAGGCATTTTATGAGTTTATCTTGGGCGATAAAGCAAAAGAAATTTTCAAGAAATTTGGCTACAACGTCCCAGCTAAATGA
- a CDS encoding cation:proton antiporter — MQLHQASELSILVVLAFIVFASPYISKILRIPVAPAEILLGAVAGYIGVVGDNEMFKLISEVGFFFLMFLAGMEIDLRMLINIDRKILRLGIIYLALIYALATALTLGLELSLLYIIIIPIMAVGMVFTLFKEYGKQQEWLNLSMLIATIGELLSITLLTFTAAYLQFGASINLWLTIGYLILFLAISVLSFKILDVLFWWYPGLKVVLMPHYDKDEKDIRLCIAVFFTMIALMLYLNLEVAFGAFIAGMFITTFFDHKKDLPHKLSSFGFGFLVPIFFIHIGSTFKLSSLGSSEVIKDAIFIFLAMLGTRVVSSLLFLGKLGFRGIFLFSVSQSMPLTLLIAVATIAHKSGEISDYSYSSFILASLAQAIIGAIIIKILMQSKSKE, encoded by the coding sequence TTGCAGTTACACCAAGCAAGCGAGCTTAGCATCCTTGTCGTTTTGGCATTTATCGTCTTTGCTTCGCCTTATATTTCTAAAATTTTACGCATCCCAGTCGCACCTGCTGAGATACTACTTGGAGCGGTTGCTGGCTACATCGGAGTCGTTGGCGACAACGAGATGTTTAAGCTCATCAGCGAAGTTGGCTTTTTCTTTTTGATGTTTCTAGCTGGCATGGAGATCGATCTTAGGATGCTCATAAACATCGACCGTAAAATTTTGCGCCTTGGGATCATCTACCTTGCGCTCATCTACGCTCTAGCCACGGCCCTGACGCTAGGACTTGAGCTTAGCCTGCTTTACATCATCATCATCCCGATAATGGCCGTTGGTATGGTATTTACGCTATTTAAGGAGTATGGCAAGCAGCAAGAGTGGCTAAATTTAAGCATGCTAATAGCAACTATCGGCGAGCTTTTAAGCATCACACTTCTAACCTTTACCGCTGCTTACTTGCAGTTTGGAGCGAGCATAAATTTATGGCTAACGATTGGCTATTTGATCCTATTTTTGGCTATCAGCGTGCTTAGCTTTAAAATTTTGGACGTGCTTTTTTGGTGGTATCCGGGGCTTAAAGTGGTGCTCATGCCGCACTACGACAAGGACGAGAAGGACATCAGGCTTTGCATCGCGGTATTTTTCACGATGATAGCCTTGATGCTCTATCTAAATTTAGAAGTTGCCTTTGGTGCGTTTATCGCAGGTATGTTTATCACGACATTTTTCGATCACAAAAAGGACTTGCCGCACAAGCTTTCAAGCTTTGGATTTGGCTTTTTGGTGCCGATATTTTTCATCCACATAGGCTCTACCTTTAAGCTTTCAAGCCTAGGATCTAGCGAAGTGATAAAGGATGCTATTTTTATATTTTTAGCGATGCTTGGCACCAGAGTTGTATCTAGTTTGCTCTTTTTGGGCAAGCTTGGCTTTAGAGGGATATTTTTATTTTCCGTTTCGCAGTCTATGCCGCTCACTCTTTTGATCGCAGTTGCTACTATCGCACACAAATCAGGCGAGATAAGTGACTATTCTTACTCATCTTTCATCCTAGCAAGCCTCGCACAAGCTATAATAGGAGCTATAATCATCAAAATTTTAATGCAATCAAAAAGCAAGGAGTAA
- a CDS encoding sulfate/molybdate ABC transporter ATP-binding protein has protein sequence MIEISCKKELNGGGGKFMLEAELAFESGEFVALYGASGGGKTTILRLIAGFEAPQSGVIKVADKIFFDEKTNLAPQKRNIGFLFQDYALFENMNVFKNLLFANNDENLANKLLEICELGSLKNAKISTLSGGQKQRVALARAVMRKPEILLLDEPLSALDNAMREKLQDYLLVLHDEFKMSVILVSHDIAEIYKLCSKVFVLENGKISRSGSASEIFLKSAGSQKFAFNAKVLEIKKRDAIFVANVLINRQICEVVLSSAEASGLRAGDTAIVSTKAFGVNLVKA, from the coding sequence ATGATAGAAATTTCTTGCAAAAAAGAGCTAAATGGCGGTGGCGGTAAATTTATGCTTGAGGCTGAGCTTGCCTTTGAAAGTGGCGAGTTTGTCGCACTTTATGGAGCAAGTGGCGGAGGTAAAACGACGATTTTAAGGCTTATCGCTGGCTTTGAAGCCCCACAAAGTGGCGTGATAAAGGTTGCAGATAAGATCTTTTTTGACGAAAAGACAAATTTAGCCCCGCAAAAGCGAAATATCGGCTTTTTGTTTCAAGACTACGCCCTTTTTGAAAATATGAATGTCTTTAAAAATTTGCTTTTTGCAAATAATGATGAAAATTTAGCAAACAAACTACTTGAAATTTGCGAGCTTGGCTCTTTAAAAAACGCGAAAATTAGCACCCTTTCAGGCGGTCAAAAGCAGCGTGTGGCACTCGCTCGTGCGGTGATGAGAAAGCCAGAAATTTTACTGCTTGATGAGCCACTAAGCGCCCTAGATAACGCCATGCGCGAGAAGTTGCAAGACTATTTACTAGTTCTTCACGATGAGTTTAAGATGAGCGTTATCTTAGTAAGCCATGACATAGCTGAAATTTACAAGCTTTGCAGCAAGGTTTTTGTCCTTGAAAATGGCAAAATTTCAAGGTCTGGCAGTGCGAGCGAGATATTTTTAAAAAGTGCAGGATCACAGAAATTTGCATTTAACGCTAAGGTTTTGGAGATCAAAAAGCGTGACGCCATTTTTGTAGCAAATGTGCTAATAAACCGCCAAATTTGCGAGGTCGTGCTAAGTAGCGCAGAAGCTAGTGGGCTAAGAGCTGGCGACACCGCCATAGTTAGCACAAAAGCATTTGGCGTAAATTTGGTAAAAGCATGA